Below is a window of Cryobacterium sp. PAMC25264 DNA.
ATATTGCTGTTGGGGGCCATCTGCTTAGCTCCTTCCGCCGCGTGTATAGGCACGCGGCAGAAGGAGTAATCAACAATGGTACGAAGGATCAACGCGAAGCTCGTGCTTCAGCTCAGAGCCGAAGGCATGACGGGGCGCGCGATCGCGATCGCGCAGGGCATGTCGCGCAAGAGTGTGCTGGCGGTGTTCGATGCCGCCGAGAAGGCTGTCATTGGCAGTGACGGTCTTGCCGGTCGTAGCGAGGCCGAGGTGTATGCGCTGCTGTTCCCGGGTCGGGGCGAGCACGAGAGTGTATTCGTGCAGCCTGATTGGGACGGGGTGCACAAAGAGCTCGCCAAGGTCGGGGTGACGCTGAAGCTGCTCCATGGCGAGTACGTCGACCGGTGCACAGTGGCGGGGCAGCCGGCGATGGGTTACGACCGGTTCTGCAAGTCTTACGGGGCACATGCGTTGGTCACTGGGGCGGCGTCTCGGGTGGACCACAAGGCCGGGCGGACGGTCGAGGTCGACTGGTCGGGGCCGACGATGCAGCTCACTGACCCGGTCACCGGGGAGATGTCTCGGGTGTATTTGTTCGTCGCGTGCCTGCCGTTCTCTCGGTATTCGTTCGTCGAGCCGGCGCTGGATATGCGGCAAGACACCTGGCTGCTGGCCAACGTGGCAATATTCGAGTGGTTTGGTGGAACGGTTCCTAGGATCGTGCCCGACAACCTGAAGACCGGCGTGATCAAGCACCCTCGCGAGGGTGAGGTCGTGTTGAACGACGCATACCGCGAAATGGCGGCGCACTACTCGGCCGCAGTGCTGCCGGGCCGCCCCCGGTCACCAAAAGACAAACCATCAGTGGAAAACACGGTCTCCCACGTCGCCACCTGGGTGATCGCCGGGCTGCGTCATCGGCGTTTCGGAACGCTTCCCGAACTGCGCACCGCGATCCACGAACGCATCGATGCCTACAACCGGGAGCCGTTTCAGAAACGCGCCGGCTCGCGCCTGAGCGTGTTCGATAGCGAGGAGAAGGCGTTGCTGCGGCCGTTGCCATCAGCTCCGTATGAGATCAGCCGGTGGATCATGGGGCGCCGGGTGCAGAAGAACGGGCATGTGGTCTGGGAAAAGAACTTCTACTCCGCCCCCTACGCCCAGATCGGCCAGGCCGTCGATCTGCGCATCACCAGCCAAGTGTTAGAGGTTTACCGGAATCATGAGCGGCTCACCAGCCACCTGTTGTTCGGCGAGCATGTCGTGAACGAATACCGCACCAACGATGCCGACCAGCCCCAGGGCGAGAAATATCGGGAGTGGGACACCGTGAGGATCCGGGCCTGGGCGGAGCGGGTCGGCCCGAACATGGTGACCGTGGTGAACAGGATCTTCGAGGCCGTGCCGGTGGAGGAACAGGGGTTCGACGCTGCCCTGGCAGTGCTGCGGCTCAGCCGCCGCTACTCCAGCGCGCGAGTGGAAAGAGCGTGTCAGATCGCATTGGAGGGTCGTGTTCGCTCTCCCCGGTATGCGCACTTACAGCCGATCCTGGAGACCGGGCAAGACAAGACAGGCACCCGCAGGATTCCGCGTTTCGAGCCCACCGAGCCCGAATCTGGCGGATACGTCCGCGGCGCCGACTACTACGCAGGAAGCGGTGCACGATGAGCCGGATCGACATCGAGACCAAACGCAAACTCCGCGAAATGGGAGTGACCACCCTGTTGGACGCGTTCGACGCCCAAGACGACGTCCTGACGCTGGGTTTGGCGTTCGAGGAAAAGATCAAACTGGCCGTCGATGACGCCCACTCCGTCTTCACCCAAACCAAGGTGGAGGGGCTGATCCGCCGAGCGAACCTGCGCTATCCGAACGCGGACCTGCGCCGCCTGGACCTCGTCGAGGAACGCGGCCTCGACCGGTCGATGATCGCCGGCCTGGGCACCTGCTCGTTCATCGACCGGCAGCAGAACGTCGTGTTCCAGGGCTTCACCGGGTCAGGGAAATCGTATCTGGGCTGCGCACTGGCGAAGGCAGCATGCATGCACCGGGTGCGAGCACACTACATCCGGATGCCAGAACTCGAAGAGGCCTGGCAGCTTGCCCGAGACAAGCCGTCTGGGACCACGAAGTTCCTGAACAAGTACGCCGCGTTCTCGCTGCTGGTAATCGACGAGTGGCTCCTGGACGAGCCCGACGAGAGCACCAGGAGCATGCTTCTGGAGCTCCTCGAGCGGCGCTACGACCACGCATCAACGGTGTTCTGCACCCAGTACGCCCAGAAGGATTGGCACCAGCGCCTCGGTTCTGGGGTTCACGCCGACGCGATCATGGACCGCATCGTGCACAACACCATCTGGGTCGAGACCGGCGGCCACAACATGAGAGAACACACCGCCGGCCAGGTCACGGCATAGACACTCGCGCGGTCGGGCGCCACTGGCCCCCGACCGCGCGACTGCACGGCCCCCAAAGGCGATACCGGTGGCCCCCGAAGGCAATATTCACTGGCCCCCAAACCCGCAAATACTCACGATGGGGGTGAGCTTGCTGGCGAGTAGCCGGTGTTGGTACCTCTAGTCCACGTACTTGGTACCCCTTGTTCTGGGTTGTTGGTACTGGTGTGAAGTCTCCGCTTTTCTAGACGCAGCGGTGGCACGTGGGTGTCACTGCTTCGAACTAGAAGGAGTGGGTATGGCCAACTACCGGAAGATCATGGAGCTGGTGCTCGATGGCCGCAGCTATAACGACATCGTTCAGACCGTGGGGTGTTCCCGGCGCGACGTGTCGACGGTGAAGAAGACGATCACAGCGAGAGGCATCACGGCCGGGACCGTCGAGTCGATGACCGATACCGACGTTCAGACGTTGTTCCCGGACGGTCGCAAACGGGTGTCTGATGAGTACGAAGCGCCGGATTTTGCTGCGGTGCTGAGGTCGATGAAAGCCAACCGGCACTTCACTTTGCAGCAGGGCTGGCGGAAGTATGTCAGCGCCGGCGGGCGGGCCAAGAAGTATGGGTACGCGCAGTACTGCCACCTCTTCGGCGAACACTTACGGGTGAATGATTTGGTCGCGACCCTGCAGCACGAGCCTGGCCGGGCGATGCTGATCGACTGGGCCGGCGACACGATCGACTTGGCCGACGCGATCACGGGCCAGATCACGCGGGCGTATTTGTTCGTCGCGGTGTTGCCGTTCTCGGGCGCCCTGTTTTGTCATGCCACGACGAATATGAAGTCCGAGGCGTGGCTTGACGCTCACGTTCGTGCGTTCTCGTTCTTTGGCGGCGTGACCCAGATCCTCGTGCCCGACAATCCCACCACCTCCACCCACCGGCGCACCGCCGGCGATGGAGAACGGATCGTCAACGCCCGCTACCAGCAGCTCGCCGACCACTACGGGACGGCCGTTGTTCCCGCCCGGGTGCGCAAGCCCCGAGATAAAGCGGCGGTGGAATCAGCAGTGAATGTTGTGAACAAACGCGTGATCGGCTACCTCGCCGAGGACGTCTTCACCAGCATCAGCGAGCTCAACGCTGAGATCATCCTGCGGGTGCGGGAGATTAACCACGACATCCGCCGAGCCAACGACACGACCAGGTGGGAACTCTTCGAAGCCGAAGAAGCAGCCCACCTCGCGCCGCTGCCAGCAGACCGGTTCGAGGAAGTCGAGTGGAAAGAGCTCAAGGTCGGCCGCAACTACCATCTCAGCTGCGACTCCCAGCAGTACTCCGTCCCGTTTGGCTATGCGGGCCAACTGCTGCGGGTTCGGCTGACGTCGTCGCGGGTGACGGTCTTCGACGGTCAAACGATCCTCTGCGAACATGCTCGCCTGCGAGGCCGGAAGGGCCAATACTCCACCCTGCCCGAGCACGTTCCCGCTCAACACCGCGACGTTGACGGGTTGTGGTCGAGGCGGTGGTTCGTGGACCGGGCGCGGTCCTTCGGCCCGGCGACAGTGAGCGTGATTGAGCAGATCCTCGACCGGCACTCCATCGAGGCGCAGGGATATTTGGACTGCCAGAACATCCTCGACGGGCTCGGGAAAAGAAACCGCGGCCGGTTGGAGGCCACCTGCCAGGAGCTGATCAACCAGCGCGGTCACGCGACCTATACGACACTGAAACGCACGATGGCCGCGATCGACACCGACAGCAAGCGGCCCCGCCCGCTCACCCCGGCAGCTTCGACGCGCAAACGAGTCAGCACCGTCACTTTCCACGACACCATCCCGGACGTTTACGTCCGTGACGCCTCCCACTACGCCCGCGACGAGGAGGCCAAGTGATGTTCACCGGCATCGACTACGACAAGTTCCGGGCCCTGCGCGTGACCCACGTCGCCACCCGGTTCGAAGAACTCATCCAAGACGAAACCAACGACACCCTCACCCCGGAACAACTGTTCCTGACTGCGGTCGACGACGCGCTCGAGCAGCGCCGTCACAGCCGGGTCGAGAAACTGATCCGACAGGCCAGATTCCCGATCCCACACGCGTCAATCGCTGAACTCGACTACCGCGACGGCCGCGGCATCACCGGAGTCCGAATGCGCCGCTACGCCGCCCACGCCTGGCGGACCGACCCTACGAATCTGCTGATCATCTCGCCCACCGGCGGCGGGAAAACCTACCTCGCCTGCGCGATCGGGATCAGCGCCTGCCTGACCGAACACACCGTGACCTACACGCGGATGGACGACCTCGCCCGGCGTCTGATCATCACCCGCAGCGACGGCATCGCCCACCAGAAACTGCTCAACGAGCTCTCCGACGTCGATCTGCTCATCATCGATGACTTCCTCACCGTCGGCATCGACAGCGACGCCGCAAGCGATCTGTTCGCCGTCCTCGCGAACCGAGAACACCGCCTGCCCACCGTAATCGCGTCTCAATCCGGGCCCAGCTACTGGGTCGAAGCACTCCCGGACCGCGTTGCAGCAGACTCCATCGTGAACCGACTCGCGAACCATTCCAGAACGATCAACCTCGGCCGAGTCGACATGCGCAAGCTCCGTGACGATCACGCCCGCGCCGACAAAGACCACTGGGAGTAAACGCACCCGGCCGTGCTGGCGGCGGGCCACAACTCGCCGCCAGTACCACCTAGCCAGAAACCGAGTACCACTTCGACGGATGTGTAATCGCATCACGTTGTTTACACACGTTCTCACCTCCTTGTTTACAACCGCTCTCACGACGTTGTTTACAACCGGTGTCGCCACGTTGTTTACAACCAATCGCACGACGTTGATTACAGCCGGCGGAACTGGTTAGCCGACGAAGTCGGCATGGACGTGTAGTCACGATCTGGCGGAAAATGCTCCTTCTCGTAGGTTTGATGTTTGTGAAGCCAGGCCGGTTTCGGGTCGCGGATTTTCGCTCCCGCGATTTGCCAGAGCGGGAAGGGTTCTTGGGCGGCGTCGGTGCGCATGGGCAGTGGAAAGTAGATGCTCTCGACTCCACTGAGCGCGTCGAACATGGCGAATTCGGTCTCGGTGGTCACGACCTGGTAGGTCCCAACCAGCGTCGTCGGGACCTTGATTCGGAGGCCGTGGAAGTAGAACTGCGGGTTGGCTCGCGTGATGACGACGTGGTCCGAGGAATCGCGCAGCCGGCCGCCATGCGGCACCCGCTGCGCGCCAGGCTCGGCGGGAATCGTGGTCTGCCTCAGATCGACAGCTCCGCCCGACTGATCGGCGAGGGATTTGTCCCGGTACGAGTCCGCTCGCGCCTGAAGCACGTCGTGGCTGATCGGGGTGCCATCGGCGGGGCGGTGTTCCGCGGCGCCCCAGGCCTGCCCGGGTGTCATCGATCCGGGCAGCGCCTGGTGCCGTCGGCGGTAGTTGTAATAGGCGCGGTAATCAATGATCAGGGCGGTGAGCTGCTCCAGGGTATCGGGGGCGTTGGCATCGAGGAACCGCAAGATCGTTTGGTGGCTGCGTTCGTTCTTCCCCTGGGTCTGGGGGTGGCTGCCGCGCCCGGTGATGCCCAGACAGCCCCGGTCGGCGAGGAACCGTTCGGTGGCGGAGATGTTGCCGCGTCGGGCCTGGTTGAACGCGGTCCCGTTGTCGCTGAGCAGCTCTTTCGGTACCCCGTGGTCGGTGAAGGCGGAACGGAGCGTGGTGATGGCGTCGGTGCCGTTCTCCGGAGTGGCGAAGCACATCGTGCCGACGTCGAAGCGGGTGGAGTCATCCAGCAGCTGGTAGACGGTGACCTTGGTGCCCAGCACATTCGGGTCCCGCGCGTCGGCGAGACGGTACTCGAACGCGTCCAGCTGCCACATCTCCATCGCCGCGGCACGGGAGAACCGAAGCCAGGCCGCCCGTGGACGTTTCCGCGGGTTCGCGATCGTGACGCCGGATGAAGCGAGGATGCGGGCGATCGTCGCCACCGACGGGATGGGAGAAACGAATTCGCCGGTATCGATCCCGGTGAACCAGATTGATTTGGGCCCGTTGTCCCAACCTTCCTTCTTCAGCCGGGCGCGGATCCTCAGAACGATCTCGGTAGTCTTCTGGTCAAAGGTCCGTACCGGGTTCAGTGGCGCTGACGAGCGCGGATTCAGCGCCGTGTTGCCCTCGCGGAGGAATCGTCGCCGGATGTTGTAAAACGACGGCCGGCTGATGTTCAGTCGTTGGCAGAACTCGGTAACGCTGGGCCCGTCGGCGGCAAGCGGGTCGTATTCAATGATCTGGCGGCGGACGGAGGGAGAAAGGGATCTAGGCACCCCCAATTATCAAAACCGCGATCAGGGCGTGCTTCCTTGAACGCCGAACCTGTAATCAGGGTCGTGAGACATCCCGTAAACAAGGTGCTGAGACATGGTGACAACAACGTCGTGAGACAGGTCGTAAACACAGAGCTGAGACAGCACATACCACTTCGACGGACTAGAGGTACCTACTCGGGCTACTCGCCACTTGCCAAGGCGGCGTTGCCGGCGCTTGCGGTGGTAGGTCCGCTCGATCCAGACAACGATCGCGAGGCGTAGTTCATCCCTCGTCGCCCATCGCTGCCGATCGAGGACGTTCTTCTGTAGCAGCGCGAAGAATGACTCCATCGCGGCGTTGTCACCGCATGCGCCGACGCGGCCCATCGAGCCGGTGATGCCGTTGTTCTTCAGCACCCGCACGAAGGCGTTCGAGCGGAATTGAGAGCCACGATCGGAGTGCAGGATCGTGCCTGCGATGGTGCGCTGGCCGATCGCATTGCGGGCAGCGGCGACGGCCAGAGAGGCTTTCATTCTGGAGTCGATGGAGTAGCCGACGATCTTGTTCGAGTAGACGTCCTTGATCGCGCAGAGGTAGAGCTTGCCCTCGTCCGTGCGGTGCTCGGTGATGTCGGTCAGCCAAAGCTGGTTCGGGCGTGTCGCGGTGAATTTCCGCTCGACGAGATCGTCGTGCACGGGCGGGCCCGCCTTGCGCGTGAGGCCACGTTTCTTCGCAAACACGCTCCAGAGCCGCTGCTGGGAGCAGATCCGCCAGACCCGGTTCTCGCCCGCGGTGAGGCCGGCTTGGTGGAGTTCGTCGGCGATGAAGCGGTAGCCGAACGCGGGGTCATCGTGGTGGGCGTCCCAGGCAGCGTTGGTGAGGTGGGCGTCGTCCCAATCGCGCTGCGAGACGGGGTTGCGCTTCCATTGGTAGAACGCTTGTTTAGAGAAGCGCAACACCCGGCAGGTCACCGTGACGGGAACACCGTCGACGGCCAGTTCGAGGACCAGCGGGTACATCATTTTGGGTTGACGTCCCGGGACAGGTAGGCCACAGCGCGGCGCATGACCTCGGCTTCCTGCTCGAGCAGTCGAATGCGTTTCTTCGCTTCTCGCAGCTCGGCGGATTCCTTCTCGGTCACGCCCGGCTTGACGCCTTCTTCGACGTCGGCTTTCTTCAGCCAGTTCGCCAGGCAGGATTCGGAGATTCCGAAGTCCTTCGCGATCTGTTTCAGCGGTGCTTCGTTCTTCCGGGCGACCGCAACGACGTCACGGCGGAACTCGGGTGGGTAGGGCTTGGGCATGTTGACATCTTTCCAGCGAAGACGAATCTCCACAGGTTAGGAGTCAACTAAACCGGGGGCAGTCCCTGCTGCTGAACACTGTGTGTCCGGTGAACCTCAGCCAAGCATGGAAGGGGCTCTCCATCACCAAGTCATCGATGGAGAACGCGTACGGGCTCGGCGAGCAGTTCGACACGACGGGCACCGCCGACGGGGACCTTGTCGGACGCGTGCGCACGCCGGGCAACAACTACGGCAACGCGATGAACTTCGACAGCACCAACGGACCTGTCGGCAACACACAGATTCCGGTGATGTTCGCCGTTGGGGACAACAATTCCAACTACGGTATGTTCGT
It encodes the following:
- the istA gene encoding IS21 family transposase, whose translation is MVRRINAKLVLQLRAEGMTGRAIAIAQGMSRKSVLAVFDAAEKAVIGSDGLAGRSEAEVYALLFPGRGEHESVFVQPDWDGVHKELAKVGVTLKLLHGEYVDRCTVAGQPAMGYDRFCKSYGAHALVTGAASRVDHKAGRTVEVDWSGPTMQLTDPVTGEMSRVYLFVACLPFSRYSFVEPALDMRQDTWLLANVAIFEWFGGTVPRIVPDNLKTGVIKHPREGEVVLNDAYREMAAHYSAAVLPGRPRSPKDKPSVENTVSHVATWVIAGLRHRRFGTLPELRTAIHERIDAYNREPFQKRAGSRLSVFDSEEKALLRPLPSAPYEISRWIMGRRVQKNGHVVWEKNFYSAPYAQIGQAVDLRITSQVLEVYRNHERLTSHLLFGEHVVNEYRTNDADQPQGEKYREWDTVRIRAWAERVGPNMVTVVNRIFEAVPVEEQGFDAALAVLRLSRRYSSARVERACQIALEGRVRSPRYAHLQPILETGQDKTGTRRIPRFEPTEPESGGYVRGADYYAGSGAR
- a CDS encoding ATP-binding protein; this encodes MSRIDIETKRKLREMGVTTLLDAFDAQDDVLTLGLAFEEKIKLAVDDAHSVFTQTKVEGLIRRANLRYPNADLRRLDLVEERGLDRSMIAGLGTCSFIDRQQNVVFQGFTGSGKSYLGCALAKAACMHRVRAHYIRMPELEEAWQLARDKPSGTTKFLNKYAAFSLLVIDEWLLDEPDESTRSMLLELLERRYDHASTVFCTQYAQKDWHQRLGSGVHADAIMDRIVHNTIWVETGGHNMREHTAGQVTA
- the istA gene encoding IS21 family transposase, translating into MANYRKIMELVLDGRSYNDIVQTVGCSRRDVSTVKKTITARGITAGTVESMTDTDVQTLFPDGRKRVSDEYEAPDFAAVLRSMKANRHFTLQQGWRKYVSAGGRAKKYGYAQYCHLFGEHLRVNDLVATLQHEPGRAMLIDWAGDTIDLADAITGQITRAYLFVAVLPFSGALFCHATTNMKSEAWLDAHVRAFSFFGGVTQILVPDNPTTSTHRRTAGDGERIVNARYQQLADHYGTAVVPARVRKPRDKAAVESAVNVVNKRVIGYLAEDVFTSISELNAEIILRVREINHDIRRANDTTRWELFEAEEAAHLAPLPADRFEEVEWKELKVGRNYHLSCDSQQYSVPFGYAGQLLRVRLTSSRVTVFDGQTILCEHARLRGRKGQYSTLPEHVPAQHRDVDGLWSRRWFVDRARSFGPATVSVIEQILDRHSIEAQGYLDCQNILDGLGKRNRGRLEATCQELINQRGHATYTTLKRTMAAIDTDSKRPRPLTPAASTRKRVSTVTFHDTIPDVYVRDASHYARDEEAK
- a CDS encoding ATP-binding protein → MFTGIDYDKFRALRVTHVATRFEELIQDETNDTLTPEQLFLTAVDDALEQRRHSRVEKLIRQARFPIPHASIAELDYRDGRGITGVRMRRYAAHAWRTDPTNLLIISPTGGGKTYLACAIGISACLTEHTVTYTRMDDLARRLIITRSDGIAHQKLLNELSDVDLLIIDDFLTVGIDSDAASDLFAVLANREHRLPTVIASQSGPSYWVEALPDRVAADSIVNRLANHSRTINLGRVDMRKLRDDHARADKDHWE
- a CDS encoding integrase core domain-containing protein; translation: MPRSLSPSVRRQIIEYDPLAADGPSVTEFCQRLNISRPSFYNIRRRFLREGNTALNPRSSAPLNPVRTFDQKTTEIVLRIRARLKKEGWDNGPKSIWFTGIDTGEFVSPIPSVATIARILASSGVTIANPRKRPRAAWLRFSRAAAMEMWQLDAFEYRLADARDPNVLGTKVTVYQLLDDSTRFDVGTMCFATPENGTDAITTLRSAFTDHGVPKELLSDNGTAFNQARRGNISATERFLADRGCLGITGRGSHPQTQGKNERSHQTILRFLDANAPDTLEQLTALIIDYRAYYNYRRRHQALPGSMTPGQAWGAAEHRPADGTPISHDVLQARADSYRDKSLADQSGGAVDLRQTTIPAEPGAQRVPHGGRLRDSSDHVVITRANPQFYFHGLRIKVPTTLVGTYQVVTTETEFAMFDALSGVESIYFPLPMRTDAAQEPFPLWQIAGAKIRDPKPAWLHKHQTYEKEHFPPDRDYTSMPTSSANQFRRL